In Nakamurella flava, a single genomic region encodes these proteins:
- the pucL gene encoding factor-independent urate hydroxylase gives MGIVLGPNRYGKAEVRMVFVNRESPVHEITDVNVTSQLIGDFVDTHLTGANDAVIATDTQKNTVYALARTGGITSPEEFALRLARNFVDQYDQVTGARMAVEQFGWTRISTSAGPHDHAFAKGTEEKRTTVVVKDGAAEHVVSGLTGLVVLKSTGSEFWGFPQVDYTSLVETADRILATAVTATWVHSSTDLDWNATFTTIREALLEAFATTHSLSLQQTLYAMGKGALEAVPEVAEIRLSLPNKHHFLVDLDKWGLDNPNQVFFAADRPYGLIEAAIVREEAPVPTGIWAAAGLFA, from the coding sequence ATGGGCATCGTGCTGGGACCCAACCGCTACGGCAAGGCCGAGGTGCGGATGGTCTTCGTGAACCGGGAATCGCCGGTCCACGAGATCACCGACGTCAACGTCACCAGTCAATTGATCGGCGATTTCGTCGACACCCACCTGACCGGGGCGAACGACGCCGTCATCGCGACCGACACCCAGAAGAACACCGTCTACGCGCTGGCCCGGACCGGCGGGATCACCTCGCCGGAGGAGTTCGCGCTCCGCCTGGCCCGCAACTTCGTCGACCAGTACGACCAGGTCACCGGGGCCCGGATGGCCGTGGAGCAGTTCGGCTGGACCCGCATCAGCACCTCGGCCGGCCCGCACGACCACGCCTTCGCCAAGGGCACGGAGGAGAAGCGGACCACCGTCGTCGTCAAGGACGGCGCGGCCGAGCACGTGGTCTCCGGGCTCACCGGACTGGTGGTGCTGAAGTCGACCGGCAGCGAGTTCTGGGGCTTCCCGCAGGTCGACTACACCTCACTGGTCGAGACCGCCGACCGCATCCTGGCCACCGCGGTCACCGCGACCTGGGTGCACTCGTCGACCGACCTGGACTGGAACGCCACGTTCACGACGATCCGCGAGGCGCTGCTCGAGGCGTTCGCCACCACCCACAGCCTGTCCCTGCAGCAGACCCTTTACGCCATGGGCAAGGGCGCGCTCGAGGCCGTCCCCGAGGTGGCGGAGATCCGGCTGTCGCTGCCGAACAAGCACCACTTCCTGGTCGACCTGGACAAATGGGGCCTGGACAACCCGAACCAGGTCTTCTTCGCGGCCGACCGCCCCTACGGGCTCATCGAGGCGGCCATCGTCCGGGAGGAGGCACCGGTGCCGACCGGGATCTGGGCGGCCGCCGGGCTTTTCGCCTGA
- the uraH gene encoding hydroxyisourate hydrolase, translated as MSDPSAPSPITRLSTHVLDAALGRPAAGIPVVLESVAPDGGCVLVGEGVTDDDGRVGQVNTADLEPGEYRLSLATASYFTAHHGAVFYPAVAVTFVLDGARPHYHIAVLASTFSYTTYLGS; from the coding sequence ATGAGCGATCCCAGCGCCCCGTCCCCGATCACCCGTCTGTCGACCCACGTCCTGGACGCCGCGCTCGGCCGGCCGGCCGCCGGCATCCCGGTGGTCCTGGAATCCGTCGCCCCGGACGGTGGCTGCGTGCTCGTCGGCGAGGGCGTCACCGACGACGACGGCCGGGTCGGGCAGGTCAACACGGCCGATCTCGAACCGGGCGAGTACCGCCTGTCGCTGGCCACCGCGTCCTACTTCACCGCCCACCACGGCGCCGTGTTCTACCCGGCCGTCGCGGTGACGTTCGTGCTCGACGGGGCCCGCCCGCACTACCACATCGCCGTCCTGGCCAGCACGTTCTCGTACACCACGTATCTCGGCAGCTGA
- a CDS encoding MFS transporter, with protein sequence MTDVPARERSGLTRTQRLDSLPFTGQHRKLLLGSGVGWALDAMDVGLVSFILAQLVVTWGATPGQLSWVASAGFIGMALGASLGGLLADRIGRRSVFALTLLVYGVATGASALSWSIGALIVLRFVVGLGLGAELPVASTLVSEFAPPRIRGRVIVILEAFWAVGWTVAALIGYFVVPLGDNGWRWALALGAVPAVYSVVVRMGLPESVRFLEGRGRHAEAEAAVRRFEESAGLPAPDAASAPPAKPTAATEPTGGRIAALWSSGLRRRTVCLWLVWFCVNFSYYGAFIWLPTLLVADGFSLVKSFEYTLIITLAQLPGYAVAAVLVETWGRRPTLATFLVGSAVAAGVFSMAGSVPMVLLGGCLLSFFNLGAWGALYAVTPEVYPTALRATGAGWAAGTGRIASVIAPLLVPVLREWGGTGLLFTVFGVFFLVAAVGALGLPERRSQALTE encoded by the coding sequence ATGACCGATGTTCCGGCCCGCGAGAGGTCAGGTCTCACCCGCACCCAGCGGCTCGACTCGCTGCCGTTCACCGGGCAGCACCGCAAGCTGCTGCTCGGGTCCGGGGTGGGGTGGGCCCTGGACGCGATGGACGTCGGCCTGGTGTCGTTCATCCTCGCCCAGCTGGTCGTCACCTGGGGAGCCACGCCGGGGCAGCTGTCCTGGGTGGCCTCCGCCGGGTTCATTGGGATGGCCCTGGGCGCGAGCCTCGGCGGGCTGCTGGCCGATCGGATCGGCCGGCGGTCGGTCTTCGCCCTGACCCTGCTGGTCTACGGCGTGGCCACCGGCGCCTCGGCGCTGTCCTGGTCGATCGGTGCGCTGATCGTGCTGCGGTTCGTCGTCGGGCTCGGGCTGGGGGCCGAGCTCCCGGTCGCCTCGACCCTAGTCAGCGAGTTCGCCCCGCCACGCATCCGGGGGCGGGTCATCGTCATCCTCGAGGCGTTCTGGGCGGTCGGCTGGACGGTCGCCGCCTTGATCGGGTACTTCGTGGTCCCGCTCGGTGACAACGGCTGGCGGTGGGCGCTGGCCCTCGGCGCCGTCCCGGCCGTCTACTCGGTGGTGGTGCGGATGGGACTGCCGGAGTCCGTGCGGTTCCTGGAGGGTCGCGGGCGGCACGCCGAGGCCGAGGCCGCCGTCCGGCGTTTCGAGGAGTCCGCCGGCCTCCCCGCTCCGGACGCGGCCTCCGCCCCACCGGCCAAGCCGACCGCCGCGACCGAGCCCACCGGCGGCCGGATCGCGGCGCTGTGGTCGTCGGGTCTGCGCCGCCGGACCGTGTGCCTGTGGCTGGTCTGGTTCTGCGTGAACTTCTCCTACTACGGCGCCTTCATCTGGTTACCGACTCTGCTGGTGGCCGACGGCTTCTCGCTGGTGAAGTCGTTCGAGTACACGTTGATCATCACGCTGGCCCAGCTGCCCGGGTACGCGGTGGCCGCCGTCCTCGTCGAGACCTGGGGCCGCCGGCCCACTCTGGCCACCTTCCTGGTCGGATCGGCGGTCGCGGCCGGCGTGTTCTCGATGGCCGGCAGCGTGCCGATGGTGCTGCTCGGCGGCTGTCTGCTCTCGTTCTTCAACCTCGGCGCCTGGGGCGCGCTGTACGCGGTGACCCCGGAGGTCTACCCGACGGCCCTGCGCGCCACCGGCGCCGGGTGGGCGGCCGGGACGGGCCGGATCGCCTCGGTGATCGCACCTCTGCTGGTCCCGGTGCTGCGGGAGTGGGGCGGCACCGGTCTGCTGTTCACGGTGTTCGGGGTGTTCTTCCTCGTCGCGGCGGTCGGGGCGCTGGGTCTGCCGGAACGGCGCAGCCAGGCGCTCACCGAATGA
- a CDS encoding SpoIIE family protein phosphatase, which translates to MADGRPRDAAVVAAAFTALPVAAVALQGPEHLIVAANPAYETLIGRADVVGRTVRHVIPEAVSQQIVSMLDRVRDNGLGEQLVGWRAQLGEGTALREVYLDCLIVPWDWPDGRRRGVLVTAADVSDRVRAHHEEQTRARHAERRYAAAHDLTLELQRALLPAHLPVLPAVELSARYLVAALGQAAGGDWFDAVQLDHGRVGLVVGDVVGHGVAASAAMGQLRVVLRHALQSRHGELAAAVADLDRYIGDDPALRATTLCVAVLDPQDGALTYCTIGHPPPLLVNPTGAARYLTPTGPAHPGSGQPPTVGTDTVGPDDVLLLYSDGLIDRAGQRRRQTLETLATVAGDAAANRIMPLGASMSRTERVCEQTVEVLTRSGHHDDVTVLAARRRTPVGPLSIDVPAERAQLTVLRSRVAAWLGEFPATSGQSQALTLAVTEVGNNVVEYAHRRGDGRDETIAVTGELTAEGVVEIRIADGGLWPPATSTAGEGAGRGLWIAGSLVDELRVEHPADGGTVVVLRSRMRRLAHLGAATLGSRSEPGPGVTVRVMAGPPAVVVVTGAVDASTADTVAERLDSAGRGGMLPLTVDLTGVTVLSSAGVRALFTARDRHERHGTALDVLAEPDSSVADVLELSGLDAKAPAVGPSTVVGEH; encoded by the coding sequence ATGGCTGACGGGCGCCCCCGGGACGCGGCCGTGGTGGCGGCGGCGTTCACCGCACTACCGGTCGCCGCCGTCGCCCTCCAGGGCCCCGAGCACCTGATCGTCGCCGCGAACCCGGCGTACGAGACGCTGATCGGCCGGGCCGATGTCGTCGGTCGCACGGTGCGGCACGTCATCCCGGAAGCCGTGTCGCAGCAGATCGTCTCGATGCTCGACCGGGTGCGGGACAACGGACTCGGTGAACAGCTCGTCGGCTGGCGGGCGCAGCTCGGCGAGGGGACGGCGCTGCGCGAGGTCTACCTGGACTGCCTGATCGTCCCGTGGGACTGGCCGGACGGTCGGCGCCGTGGGGTCCTGGTCACCGCGGCCGACGTGTCCGACCGGGTCCGGGCCCACCACGAGGAACAGACCCGGGCCCGGCACGCCGAACGCCGGTACGCCGCCGCCCACGACCTCACGCTGGAACTGCAGCGCGCCCTGCTGCCCGCCCACCTGCCGGTCCTGCCCGCCGTCGAACTGTCGGCCCGTTACCTCGTCGCCGCGCTTGGGCAGGCGGCCGGCGGGGACTGGTTCGACGCCGTGCAACTCGATCACGGGCGGGTCGGGCTGGTCGTCGGCGATGTCGTCGGCCACGGGGTCGCCGCGTCAGCGGCCATGGGCCAACTGCGGGTCGTGCTCCGCCATGCCCTGCAGAGCCGCCACGGCGAGCTCGCCGCGGCCGTCGCCGATCTCGACCGCTACATCGGTGACGACCCGGCCCTGCGGGCGACCACCCTGTGTGTCGCTGTCCTCGACCCGCAGGACGGCGCCCTGACCTACTGCACCATCGGCCATCCGCCGCCCCTGCTGGTGAACCCCACCGGGGCCGCCCGGTACCTGACCCCGACCGGACCCGCCCACCCGGGATCCGGTCAGCCGCCGACGGTGGGCACCGACACCGTGGGACCGGACGACGTGCTGCTGCTGTACTCCGACGGCCTGATCGACCGGGCCGGCCAGCGTCGCCGGCAGACCCTGGAGACCCTCGCGACCGTCGCGGGGGACGCGGCGGCCAACCGCATCATGCCGCTGGGCGCGTCGATGTCGCGCACGGAGCGCGTCTGCGAACAGACGGTGGAGGTGCTCACCCGGTCCGGCCACCACGACGACGTCACCGTGCTCGCCGCCCGCCGACGGACCCCCGTCGGCCCCCTGTCCATCGACGTGCCCGCCGAGCGCGCGCAGCTGACGGTGCTGCGGTCCCGGGTCGCCGCGTGGCTGGGCGAGTTCCCGGCGACCAGCGGCCAGTCCCAGGCCCTGACGTTGGCCGTCACCGAAGTCGGCAACAACGTGGTCGAGTACGCGCACCGGCGCGGCGACGGCCGGGACGAGACCATTGCCGTGACCGGCGAACTGACGGCGGAAGGGGTCGTCGAGATCCGCATCGCCGACGGCGGTCTCTGGCCGCCGGCGACGTCCACGGCCGGGGAGGGGGCCGGGCGGGGTCTGTGGATCGCCGGGTCACTGGTCGACGAGCTGCGCGTGGAACACCCGGCCGACGGCGGGACGGTGGTGGTCCTGCGCTCGCGGATGCGGCGGCTCGCCCATCTCGGCGCGGCGACCCTCGGCTCCCGGTCCGAACCCGGCCCCGGCGTCACCGTGCGGGTCATGGCCGGGCCTCCGGCCGTGGTCGTCGTGACCGGGGCGGTCGACGCGTCGACGGCCGACACGGTGGCCGAACGGCTCGACAGTGCGGGTCGCGGCGGGATGCTGCCCCTGACCGTGGATCTCACGGGGGTGACGGTGCTGTCCAGCGCCGGGGTACGAGCACTGTTCACCGCCCGCGACCGGCACGAGCGGCACGGCACGGCCCTGGACGTGCTGGCCGAACCGGACAGCTCGGTGGCCGACGTCCTGGAGTTGAGCGGACTGGACGCGAAAGCCCCGGCGGTCGGCCCGTCCACCGTGGTGGGCGAGCACTGA
- a CDS encoding NCS1 family nucleobase:cation symporter-1 — protein MTDTAPVTGSASGPPEQAPSVDHPAGAGLIKPGYDPRLTNEELAPLRKQNWKAYNFFAFWMSDVHSVGGYVFAGSLFALGLAAWQVLVALLVGITIVYLLCNLVARPSQATGVPYPVACRVPFGVLGANVPAIIRGLIAVAWYGIQTYLASHSLVILAISLWPNLAPYGDVNQYGFAGLSLLGYVGFFIMWVAQALVFWRGMEAIRKFIDFCGPAVYVVMFLLCGYLVLQAGWDNIDFNLAEDGTSITGLAVLPALLSAIALVVSYFSGPMLNYGDFSRYGKTFAAVKKGNFLGLPVNFLVFSIVTVVTAAATRPVYGELITDPVETVGRLGNTYAIVLGALTFMIATVGINIVANFVSPAFDFSNVWPQKISWRMGGMIAAVGSVLLTPWNLFNSPTTIHYTLDILGAFIGPLYGVLIADYYLIKKRKVYIDDLYSMKSDGAYYYKNGYNPVAIVATLVGAVVALILVFFSFGDSANYSWFAGAAVGFAIHYLVSRNQPERKPAATVGGAEGVEVI, from the coding sequence ATGACCGATACCGCCCCCGTCACCGGGTCCGCCTCCGGGCCGCCCGAGCAGGCCCCGTCCGTCGACCACCCGGCCGGTGCCGGGCTGATCAAGCCCGGGTACGACCCGCGGCTGACCAACGAGGAACTGGCCCCGCTGCGTAAGCAGAACTGGAAGGCCTACAACTTCTTCGCGTTCTGGATGTCCGACGTCCACTCGGTCGGCGGCTACGTCTTCGCCGGCAGCCTGTTCGCCCTCGGTCTGGCCGCCTGGCAGGTGCTCGTCGCCCTGCTGGTCGGCATCACCATCGTCTACCTGCTCTGCAACCTGGTCGCCCGGCCCAGCCAGGCCACCGGCGTGCCCTACCCGGTCGCCTGCCGGGTGCCGTTCGGTGTGCTCGGCGCCAACGTCCCGGCCATCATCCGCGGCCTCATCGCCGTCGCCTGGTACGGCATCCAGACCTACCTGGCCTCGCACTCGCTGGTCATCCTGGCCATCAGCCTGTGGCCGAACCTCGCCCCCTACGGTGACGTCAACCAGTACGGCTTCGCCGGCCTGTCGCTGCTCGGCTACGTCGGCTTCTTCATCATGTGGGTCGCCCAGGCGCTGGTGTTCTGGCGCGGCATGGAGGCCATCCGCAAGTTCATCGACTTCTGCGGCCCCGCCGTCTATGTCGTCATGTTCCTGCTCTGCGGCTACCTCGTCCTGCAGGCCGGCTGGGACAACATCGACTTCAACCTGGCCGAGGACGGCACCAGCATCACCGGTCTGGCCGTGCTGCCCGCGCTGCTGTCGGCGATCGCGCTGGTCGTCTCGTACTTCTCCGGCCCGATGCTGAACTACGGCGACTTCTCCCGCTACGGCAAGACGTTCGCCGCGGTCAAGAAGGGCAACTTCCTCGGTCTGCCGGTCAACTTCCTGGTCTTCTCGATCGTCACCGTGGTCACCGCCGCGGCCACCCGCCCCGTCTACGGCGAGCTCATCACCGACCCGGTGGAGACCGTCGGCCGGCTCGGCAACACCTACGCCATCGTGCTGGGCGCCCTGACGTTCATGATCGCGACCGTCGGCATCAACATCGTCGCCAACTTCGTCTCCCCGGCGTTCGACTTCTCCAACGTCTGGCCGCAGAAGATCAGCTGGCGGATGGGCGGCATGATCGCCGCCGTCGGTTCGGTGCTGCTCACCCCGTGGAACCTGTTCAACAGCCCCACCACGATCCACTACACGCTGGACATCCTGGGTGCCTTCATCGGCCCGCTGTACGGCGTGCTGATCGCCGACTACTACCTGATCAAGAAGCGCAAGGTCTACATCGACGACCTGTACTCGATGAAGTCGGACGGGGCGTACTACTACAAGAACGGCTACAACCCGGTGGCGATCGTGGCCACCCTGGTCGGTGCCGTCGTCGCCCTGATCCTGGTCTTCTTCAGCTTCGGTGACTCGGCCAACTACAGCTGGTTCGCCGGTGCCGCGGTCGGTTTCGCGATCCACTACCTGGTCAGCCGCAACCAGCCCGAGCGCAAGCCGGCGGCGACCGTCGGTGGCGCCGAGGGCGTCGAGGTCATCTGA
- the allB gene encoding allantoinase AllB, translating into MSPAHTFSRPVVTPDDHPVDLVIQAPRALIDGREQAVDVHVRLGRIVALAAPGSPVSAGRTVTLAADEVLIPGLVDTHVHINEPGRTEWEGFDSATLAAAHGGVTTVIDMPLNSLPPTLTAAALATKRAAARGCCRVDTGFWGGCVPTNLDDLPELFAAGVFGVKCFLQDSGVPEFPPVDAAELKAAMEVIAGVGGLLLVHAEDPAVLHTAPTPQGRSYAAFVASRPDTAESSAVQRCVETAAATGCRTHIVHLSSAAGVELIRQAKADGVPITAETCPHYLTLEAESIPDGAPQYKCCPPVRGRSDQDALWAGLLDGTVDIVVSDHSPSTPELKLLDVGDLGLAWGGIAGLQFGLGAVWAAAQQRGIDLATVLAWMSRGPADLAGLEHKGRIEIGADADLVALAVDETYTVVPGLVRHRHPVTPYLGRELRGVVRATWLRGTRLDDELVAGRLIGAL; encoded by the coding sequence ATGAGCCCCGCGCACACGTTCTCCCGCCCTGTCGTCACTCCGGACGACCACCCGGTCGATCTGGTGATCCAGGCCCCGCGCGCCCTGATCGACGGCCGGGAGCAGGCGGTCGACGTCCACGTCCGGCTGGGTCGCATCGTCGCCCTGGCGGCCCCGGGCAGCCCGGTCAGCGCCGGGCGCACCGTCACCCTGGCCGCCGACGAGGTGCTGATCCCGGGTTTGGTCGATACCCACGTGCACATCAACGAGCCGGGGCGCACCGAGTGGGAGGGCTTCGACTCGGCCACCCTGGCGGCCGCGCACGGCGGCGTGACCACCGTCATCGACATGCCGTTGAACTCGCTGCCGCCGACCCTGACGGCGGCCGCGCTGGCCACCAAGCGGGCCGCCGCCCGGGGGTGCTGCCGGGTGGACACCGGGTTCTGGGGCGGCTGCGTCCCGACCAACCTCGACGACCTGCCGGAGCTGTTCGCCGCCGGGGTGTTCGGGGTGAAGTGTTTCCTGCAGGACTCCGGCGTCCCCGAGTTCCCGCCGGTCGACGCGGCCGAGCTGAAGGCGGCGATGGAGGTGATCGCCGGGGTCGGGGGGCTGCTGCTGGTGCACGCCGAGGATCCGGCGGTGCTGCACACCGCGCCCACCCCGCAGGGCCGCAGCTACGCCGCGTTCGTCGCCTCCCGGCCGGACACCGCCGAGAGCAGCGCCGTGCAACGGTGCGTCGAGACCGCCGCGGCGACGGGCTGCCGCACCCACATCGTGCACCTGTCCAGCGCGGCCGGGGTGGAGCTGATCCGCCAGGCCAAGGCCGACGGCGTACCGATCACCGCCGAGACCTGCCCGCACTACCTGACTCTCGAGGCGGAGTCGATCCCGGACGGTGCGCCGCAGTACAAGTGCTGCCCGCCGGTCCGGGGTCGGTCCGACCAGGACGCGCTGTGGGCCGGCCTGCTGGACGGCACCGTCGACATCGTGGTGTCCGACCATTCGCCGAGCACCCCGGAACTGAAGCTGCTCGACGTCGGCGACCTCGGCCTGGCCTGGGGCGGGATCGCCGGCCTGCAGTTCGGTCTCGGTGCCGTCTGGGCGGCCGCGCAGCAGCGCGGGATCGACCTGGCCACCGTGCTGGCGTGGATGTCCCGTGGCCCGGCCGATCTGGCCGGATTGGAGCACAAGGGCCGTATCGAGATCGGCGCCGACGCCGACCTGGTCGCTCTGGCCGTCGACGAGACCTACACCGTGGTCCCCGGTCTCGTGCGGCACCGACACCCGGTCACGCCGTATCTCGGACGTGAATTGCGCGGCGTGGTTCGCGCCACCTGGTTGCGGGGCACCCGATTGGACGACGAGTTGGTCGCCGGACGCCTCATCGGCGCACTCTGA